The DNA region ATGAGGatctaagtaaataaattaatgcatgaaatttagattttagCGTAAAAGACACTAATTGTCTAGTTTTACGATATTGATGCTAtatctcaatccgaccgttggatcgggatGAAATTTTATAAGGAATCTCCAgacatattgttttatattaggttcaaatttcatgtcaatcggagtttggAAAGGGTTTACGAGAGTACTGAAAATCGGGTAAATTGAAGAAGATGACACAAGGGGCATTAATAAgggcatttttgtaattttatcaaaacaaacactctcctctcctctctttaaAAACAGAGCATGTCCtctggaaatgaaaaaaaaacaggagggAGACCATTTGTTTTGtcccattttcttcattttctcttcatttcttcaaGCTAAATCAAAAGGGAGTGTTCTTAGGAGGATTATAtccatgaaaacaaattaaatgacaACTTAGAGAGTTATAGAgcttgagaaaaacaaagagaagaagctGGAAATTGGAAGAGAggacatgattttttaaaatttttgcaagaattcattgaaataagttaaagtagcatgaggagaagaaaacctccaagtttaaaattatagggttcatgtaaatattttgGGGGAGTAATTGTTCATGTGAATTTCGAGATTAATTGCATGATAATGGCTTGATTTGCTGAAAAATAGAAggaataaattgatttgaaactatGGATTTTGGGATTGCAACAGGGCAGGCACTTCGGCAGCCATAGTTTGACTTTACACCGTTGGGTTAGattgatttttggatatgttattataCTCAATGTCACCTACATTCTGACAGGAGGGATTGTATATATCAGACTTGGTTTGAGGGCTGTTACCGGAGGAACATTTCTGGAAAATCACCCTTCAAGACAGCCTTGTTCGTTAGCCGCTATATCATCGTTTAACCGTTGGATTGATCTggattttggatatgttgttcaTCCAGATGTTATATAAATTCAGAACGGTTTAGATCGGAAAAGAACACTCCTACCAGAAATTGTACTTCCCGAACAGCAGGTCTCCAAATTTCAGGTCAGTCCGGTATTGTTCTGATATCAGGAGTTTTATCCGTTGGATGTATGttaattttggatatgttattcTAATGATGATGATTTAGAATTCCATCgtttggatttattgaattctaaatttacaaaatgatgttttaagtttggtttgagaaatattgaatgaaaataTGAGGTTTAGCATAAAAAGTATGTTTTGGGACTAAGGATAATGGCAATGGGTTTAATGATGATGGTTGTGTTTGTGTTATGTTTGAGTCATGTTTGATGCGTTGATATGTGATGGTATAGTTAAATTCTATAAAGAATAGTGATTGACTAATACTTTGGTTGTGTTAGAATGGGAAATCATGTTGTAAGTTGAATTATGATATAAGGAATCATTTTAAGTGTGCTTTTGGAAAAAATTTGGCATGTGTAGTCATTGatgaaatttaagttaaattacatTGTTTGATGATAGATTAAATGTCTTGGGACAAAAGAAAATCGATGACGAAAAGTCATGCCCTTTGGACATTGAAGATCATTGATGAAGAATTGAATTAAATGGGTGTTTAATgttaatgtaaataaattctaatgtaaatgaatttaaatgacaagtaagaaaataaaatacattcatGGAAATTGTTTCCGGaagtatttgattttgtgaatttatgaatattatgaATAAATCGGGAAGATTCAATAATGATTTAggatgttttattaaaaatgtagGAGAAGCCTTCACTCGACTTCTCAGGAGCTCGTATAGTAGGAGCTTAAGGAGGGACTGCAGGAGGGGCACAACAACAAGAAGGAAGAACGAGTTGAGCTTCTGCAGCTGGTAGGTGTTCTATACCTACACTTTTTACATAGCGTTAATTTACTAACTTATTAAATTCTTGGTCTTTGCATCTATGGGTGAAACCACAAAGAGAGAGGATAAAGTgaaataaatgagaaattaaaaatggattTGAGTACTTGACTAGGTTAAGAATATGAATTACACTAATAGACTTCGTTGATGATCATTCCTCGAACTTGATTAGCCGGTCCCGAAtgcggaggctaatgatgttagtaaggtttattaatatcggcATAATCATCCCTGAAAACAAGGGATactgaacttgattaactattcgggtgagaatagttaatgatattgaccGGTGCTGTCAATATCGGCAATCATACGAAACTTGATTAGCTGGTCCCAAAtgcggaggctaatgatgttagtaaggtttACTAACATCGGCATAATCATCCTTGAAAATGAGGGATACTGaatttgattaactattcgggtgagaatagttaatgatatcgacCGGTGTTGTCGATATCGGCAATGACATGAAACTTGACTAGCTATTCCTGAagtgaaagctaatgatgtcaagaatctTGATATCAACATTTCCGGAAATATTCCAAgatattatggaaagaaaaatctgaTTGGCTATTTCGTGTTAGAAATAGTCGATAACATCAATCAGTGGTATTAATTTTGACGTTGACAATGAACTTGATTAGCCGATCCTGATAGGGGAGACTAATAACactaatgaaaatttattagtgTCAGCATTCCCTTCCAAGTTTTAGGGGAGAggtattataatgatatttcctatagggaataattaaaaatattaatgaaatgggGATTGACATCTTGATAGAATTATTCATTCGGCCTTGAAGAGGCGgatattgattggaaattatgTAATAAGATGGGCGGAGGAACTAGTTACCCGGTGATGGGCTAGTGacattagttttgttttctaatgacCAGAATATACAACTTGAGTTAAACTTACTTGTGTGGTGTTAATATTGTCAGGATGACTGACTTGTCAGATTATAAATGGAATATTGGATGATACCTAATTGTTAAACAAAAATGGTAATTTGTGTTTATGTTATggattattgaagaaaaaaaaaaagagaaactgaTGAAGATCTAATTCTTGTGAAGGATGGAGGCAAATATCGTATCGCTTGGGACGTGAGAATAGAAGTTCATTAACCATGGTAGGTGTTATACACTTAAGGAATGCAATgctatattttgaattaattaatgaattgtaattgatataatttgagAATCATGTCCTGGACACATGATGGATGTCAAAGAAATTATGACTAATAATGTAAATATGTTGTATTAAGGTTTCGTGTTGTTGCTGGCATGATAAGAATTTGGtgataattataatagtgtAATAAAATGCCAATAATAGTGATAGATAATGAAATTTGGCCTTAACTATAGTGGTCAAATGAGATTAGGTTGATGAATTAAATAGAATGATGTATGTATGGTATTCACATTATTTGAAGATGAATCGGATGTGAATATTGTGAAAATGATGGCAGGTTCCATGATAATGAGAGAATTTTACTGAAAATCTAAAGAAACATTGGAATGTGTCGAAATGGGCACAAGAAATATGTAagttgaatatatttataaactaaaattgGACCGAAATCATGACGAGTTTGACAACTTATATGGAAAAGCCATAATGGGTATAATAGATGTTGGGATTGAAATTGATATAAAGAGATAGAGTAAGAGGGAGAGAAATCACATGGTAgatattataatgaattaaatgTGCTCATGAGGTGAAACAAGacacaaaaatgaaaatgttgaatgattcTAGGAAGGATGGATAGAGACGTAATAATGGAAGGATAAATGAGAATTTCAAGGAACTATGATTGCATATCGTTGAATATAAGTTTAATTACATGTGCATGTATTGTGTGATTTTCCTTTTAtgctatatttattatatacattATAAAATTGCAGGTCCTTCAGATTCACACCAGGAGTAGCGTTTTAGGTCCTCTAGTCTTCTTTTGTATGATTGAATAAGAAGATGAACATTAATGTATTTTGTCTTTAAGGAACTAAATGACTTAATATGTAATAGTACTCCTTTTACATTAAGTGTCGGGacataaaaatgtattattctgtatttgtaatcttaatttgtttacttgcaattattatgaattatgtGTGTTAATGGGAAAGAAATGAGCATGCGAAATGTGAGGCATGTACCATGAATGATGTGTTGTTGATGTTCTACATGATTATGATATGATTGAGAAATGAGTATAACTATACAGGAtgattgtcgataacttgggacctccaGGTATAAAggaaactctgccgaaatttCAGTGGAAATTTCGGCAAGTCTCAGATAAGTTCggtagatgaaaaaaaaatacccatttttttaaaaagttaaggcTCAAAGTTGTTTTATGAATGTACTGAATTAGAATGATAGAATGATATTTATAGTTCTAACATCTTGTTAATTGCACATTTATCCCCAcccctttttatcatttatacaTAAACTCCCAACCTTCTGTTATTTGAATATTGACCTCTCTTGATCTTACGTATTCATTTTGTCCtcacaaatgtttttctttttaatgatttagtactatattcacttttcatttcattaatttcactatttttatcttgatttaggtttctttaatttaatttaacccattttactattggttaaatttctcatcttttaaatacctagaaaaattataaccgAGGGTTTACAGTCTTTCTTTGAAATCTAGCCCCCCCTTTATTTATATGAAGCAAAGGGAAGGGCCACCCAACCCTGTCCAAGTGCAGGGTAAGGTGGCGTGGGGCGGCTTCTGCATAGCCGCCCTAGGGCATGGttccctctcttttctttatcaTGTTAGCAGGGTATGGCAGGTATAGGTGGTGTCAAGTCTGGGAGAGAGTTAGCAGGGAAAGAAGATTTTAAAATCTCCTTCTTCCCTGTCTCTCCGCATGCTGGTGAAGAAGGAGAACAATGTGGTTTAAaacaacattgaaaaaaaaaatgaatttgataataatccaaaaatgagttatgataataataataaacttacccaagtttaagtgggtctggTTGAACACTAGGCTCAAGAGCTTTGGGCCCCTTTTAAATTGCGGACCCAAAAGCCTTTGGTCTGACTGCATTCTAAACCCATTAGCCTTGGGTTTGACTCTTGACCCAATTGTCTTGAGCCAGGTACTCTTGCAAGACCTAGGGAACTTGGATCTACCCCTTGCCACTCCTAAGCAACTTGGGTCTGGCATGCCCTTCCAAacccaagttaataataataaaaattattgattttacctttcaaatcacatatatgttttttttatagtaataaaagttatttcaaatttaataatatgaatgaattaaagaatatttatgatattaataataatattacacTTATCTTAccaaagtttttatagttttcaatcccctcaaataaaacttatttaatatgtgtttttcaaaattaatgatataacttaaaaaaatttaattatgatattagcAATACTCAAAGGGACTTGGGTCTGCCCACTGCTACTCCCAAGCAACTTTGGTCTGGCATGCCCTTCCAGCCCCaagttaataatattaaaaataattgattttatccttcaaatcacatctatatttatatataaaaaataatatttctaatacaaataataatatttgtaatattaataataacaataaacttaCCCAAGTTTAAATGGGTCCGACTGTAACATTAGCCCAAGAGCTTTAGGTCCCTCTTAAATGACGGACTCAAAAGCCTTAAGTTTGACTGCAATATTAACCCATTAGAGTTTGGTGAATACGCAAAACCCAAGAACATTGGGTCCTGACGCAGACGCATTAGCCTAGGGTTTGACTCTTGACGCAATAGTTTTGGGCCAAGTAGGACTACAAGACCAAGGGGACGCAGGTCTTCTCCCCACCCCTCCCAAGCAATGTGGGTTTAGCATGCCCTTCCAAACCAaagttaattgaaataaaattttttaattttacccttcaaatcacatatatgtttttttatatagtaataaaatttatttcaaatttattaatatgaatgaatttaaaaatatttatgatattaataataatagtaaactTATCTAACCTAaacttttatagtttttaatcccctcatataaaacttattgtttttcttcgataataataatatttttcttcaaatttattaatttaataataatgatgatgattttaCCCTTgaaattaaatctattttttttttcaaaattaatgatatagttttaaaatatcttaattatgatattaataatattaattataataaaaacaagaaaatttataacacaaataataatatttttaatattattaatattaaaattaataatatttataatataagtaataatatttttttattaataataacaataaacttacataagtttaagtgggtcagATTGCAATATAAGGCACAAAAGCTTTTGGCAGCTCTTAAATGAGGGACCCAAAAACCTTGGATTTGGTTACAATATGAACCCATTATATTTGGGTGAGGACACAAGACCTAAGAGTATTGAATGCTGAGGCGGACACATTAGCCTAGGGTCAGACTCTTGACCCTATTGTCTTGGACCAGGTAGGGCTGCAAAACCCATGGGACTTGGGTCTTCCCCCTGTCTCTCCCAAGCAACTTGGGTTTGACATGCCCTTTTAGAcctaagttaataataataaaaataattgattttacccttcaaatcacatatatttgtttttcaataaaaataaaatttattgaaaatttaataatatttatgatattaataataatattaaacttatcttACCtaagttttatagtttttattcccctcaaataaaacttattgttttgcttcgataataataatagttttcttcaaacttattaatctaagaataataataataattttactcttcaaatcaaatctattttgtttttcaaaaattaatgatatatttttgaaatttttaattatggtaTTCGTaatatcaattataataaaaacaataaaattcataatacaaataataagatttttaatattagcaatattaattaaaataaaaataaaaatatttttaatattaataatattaatcatcataaaaataacaatatttataaaccaaaatagtaatattttgatattaataataacaataaacttaTCAAAGTTTAAATGGGTCTGGTTGCAACAGTAGGCTCAAGAGCTTTGGACCCTTCTAAAATAAGGGACCCAAAAGCCTTGAGTCTAGCCACAATTCAAACCCATTAGAGTTGGGTGACGATGCAAGATCCATTAAACCATTAACCCAGGGTTTGACTCTTGACCCGATTGTCTTGGGCTAGTGAGGACTGCAAGACCCAGGAAACTTTGGTCTGCCCTTGCAACTCTCAAGCAACTTAGGTCTCGCATGCCCTTTCagaccaaaattaataataataaaaatagtttattttacccttcaaataaCATCTATGTTTTGTTCGATACTAGtaaaatttattgtaaatttaataatattattaaacttatctgacctaagtttttatagtttttaatcccctaaaataaaacttattgtttttcattgataataataataattttcttcaaatttattaatttattaataacaataacaataacaataacaataacaataataataattttacccttaaaatcaaatttatggttgtttttcaaaatgaatgatatattttcaaaatttcttaattatgatattaataatattaattataataaaaacaataaaatttatatagaaataatattaattataataataataataaaaaatatctataatacaaataataatatttttaatattaatcatcataaaaataaaaatatttataaaccaaaataataatatttttaatattaataatattaaaattaaaaatacttataatacaaataataatatttttaatattaaaagctCTTATCCCTGCATACTTGAACATTGCTATACCTTATTGGTAAATCTCACTTCGtaccttttaatttatgttcacggatggtttggttttgtttctaaaattgagttttgttgttttagCACTAAGATCGGGATTGGAATGGAAGCATTCGATTGATGTGGGTGTTGGAGTCATAGATGCTGATTACAGAGGCCTTGTTTGGGTTATTACTCTAATGTTGATTTTGAGGAAAAGGTTGGCGATAGAATTGTGCAATTGATTCTTGAGAAAATTGTAACTCCTAATGTCATGCAAATCGAGGATTTGGATGCAACTGAGAGAGGTGTTGGAGAGTTTCGATCTATTGGTGTTTAAGCTTCCTGtgatttgtaatgttttttcttaaatgtttttgtttcatgGTGTTTAAATTTAGCGAATAGATGATGACTAAATAGTAAAAGTTTTGGGTTTTGTGAAGGATTTCCCGCAacaaggctatatatatatatatatatatatatatatatatatatatatatataaaatagtttgtttttcatgtgttttatggtttcatttccttttttatctttttattaaccACCTGCAACATCGGATCATGGTCAATCCCTCGTCCACAAGCAAAATCCAGATTAGCTTGCAACTGTGCATCTGATACACCAGACTTGGGCACACACCATGTTGCTTTGTTTGTTCGGCTTTGGAGATGGTGTTGTTGGAGTTTTTGGTTTAGTCGGAGTCTTAAAGCATAATAGATCAAGTTAATAAAACTCTATAAACGACTGTAACGACGGAGATGCACCGAAAGAAACAGTGGCAACAGGGAAGGCATGGATAGGAACTATAAAAGAAGCatcatgtaaaaatattcaCAATTCCACCAATGAAATCTACTAAAATTGAGGTTTCTGATACTCGTAAGGATCACATTTCTACCAAATGAGCCAGTTGgtccatatataaaatatataaagaaatcacAATGCCTAATGCGGATTGGGAACTAAGCACACCATAAAAGTGTAAATCGAGCTAGCTCATAAACttaattttacttatttttttctctttggttaaattgttttttaataacaaatataatactAATACTCAACTAGCAAATATCTCTTGAActgatttttcaatttactcctaaacaatagattcgacataaaaacttataaaatagagagaaaaccTTAACTCATCTTCATCATCTCTTTACAACTTCTTATTCTAAGTTTGGaagtcataaaagaaaaggcaaatcaAAGAAAGTCCCATAAACCCATACAACAAATCTAAATTGAAAATCCCAATTAAATATACTTTGTTGCTGCCGCTGCTAATGTTGATAATGCTCGTGCAATTACACGTGCAATTGCACGTGCTCATGCTCATGCTGCTGTTATTGTTGCTGGTGTTGATGGCTGCTGCTATTAGCGGTTGTGATGCTGCTGCTAGTGACCGGGTctgtttcaataaattaaatgagtttTTGCATGTGAAATATACAAGaatattttggatttatttgtctaaaaatgatgattccatgtatttcaaatattgttgataaagatgttagattaaaaaattgaatatttctttcttcttctttttttatcattattaatagAGACACAGAGAGCGTTTAAAAAGATATGGGCTGGGTTTTTCTTTATGATtccatgagttttttttgttcctaACAGAACAAACCTATTCTAAAAATCATAATGTTTAGGATAGAAaatcaggttttttttgttcagaagtTAAGTTCAAGGGGCTTTTTTTTAGTACAATTTggcctttttctttcttgaaaaggAACCATCCATTCTCTTAACAAACAAAATGCGTAGTGATGTTTTAAAACCCATCCAATCAAACACAGAAATTTAAATGCCAAATCAAAGGAAAGCTCAGGAATAGAACACTTGGCTGTTGAAAACTCGAAATACCAATGAAATGCACATAAATTTTGTTCTTACCTGGCTACTTGTAGAGAGTCCAACATCATAAACCATGGTGAGATCAGTCTTGAAAAGTCCAAATGATCGCTCAGAACCAGGTCCAGGTTTCAAGTCTTCGTCATAAAGAGCAAAGAGGTATGTATCCACTGATTTTCCTGGCATGAGTGGAGTGCCCACCATCGATCGAAGGTGTGCAATCAAATTGCCATTGTAAGCCTTGGCATTCTCAATGCTTGGCCCTACGTCGGTGTCATCTCCTTTAAATGGCCATCCAGTCTCAGCCACCACAATCTCAACATTCTTAAATCCCATAGAATTCAGTGCAGAATAAACTGCATCCACCTGCAATTGATTAAACCACTTGTCAGGTGCATTTTTATTCGATCATCTATTGATACAAAACTTTCGCACTTGCAATTTGATTTACTCTCACCTGAGCATCGAACATGTTCATGTACTTGATCTTAGTGTTTCCATCCATTCGTCCTGCATTCGGCTGGAAAAGGCAAAAAGCAAGAGTCTCAGGCCTTGTATCGCTTCTGTAGGCAAAGTAAGGGTAGGGATTGATTGCGAAAGGCGAACCATTCGCACTATTAAACTCCAACAAGCCCTTCATCAGATCCCCATAACTTGGATAAAAGCTTCCAGAAGAAGGTGGCTCAGACTGCTTAAGCACTCCAATCGAATGAACTGTGGAGACCTTAATTTTACCCCCAAGCGATGCATCATTTAGAGCATTCTGTACATTTTGCATTGCTGGTAAGAGCTTGTTCATGAGATTCTGGTCATTGGAAGTCATGACCTCGTTGCCAACAGTGATGAGGATGATATTGCTAGCTGGATAGAAGGGAAGCACGTTTGTGTTGATCCAGCTCTTGGCAAAATTGGGATCAGAGGCTAGTCCTGGAATGTCACCATTTGCAGTGCCGATAACAATTCCAATTCCGGTGTTGGCTAAGGCTTTGATTATGGCGGGGTCCGATCCATATAATCGGACCTTTTGGATTGAAGTGGATTGAAGAAGCTTTGCGGTGGATGTTGGTGGTGGAAGGTTGTCCGCAACTTGGCCATAGTTTATACCGATGAATGATTGCGAGTCTGCACAAAAAGCAGCAAAAATGAAAGCAGATGATCCAACATCAATTTTTAAACGACAAAACAGAACAACAACATTTCTTGTTTTCATAGACTGAAATGAAGACAGCTCaattaaaatagaaagagaCGCAAACTTACTTGCGATTTTTACAGTCTGTAAGGAGGAAAGGAGTAGGAAAGCAACAGTATAAGGAAGCACCACCATGGCTCAGGAGGAGCGGTTTCTATTCTGCATTTTTTTGAAACTGGAGTCGGCATTAAATATAGAATATGCTACAAGTCGAGGGCAGAAGCGTAAAGATGACTTCGGATATATTCTTGTTATAGAATATGGGTGATGAAACTTCAAATAGAAACCAATTTGGATATGCTAGTTTGGTGGCCTGTCATTCGTCGTGGattc from Populus alba chromosome 14, ASM523922v2, whole genome shotgun sequence includes:
- the LOC118039474 gene encoding glucan endo-1,3-beta-glucosidase 7, which encodes MVVLPYTVAFLLLSSLQTVKIANSQSFIGINYGQVADNLPPPTSTAKLLQSTSIQKVRLYGSDPAIIKALANTGIGIVIGTANGDIPGLASDPNFAKSWINTNVLPFYPASNIILITVGNEVMTSNDQNLMNKLLPAMQNVQNALNDASLGGKIKVSTVHSIGVLKQSEPPSSGSFYPSYGDLMKGLLEFNSANGSPFAINPYPYFAYRSDTRPETLAFCLFQPNAGRMDGNTKIKYMNMFDAQVDAVYSALNSMGFKNVEIVVAETGWPFKGDDTDVGPSIENAKAYNGNLIAHLRSMVGTPLMPGKSVDTYLFALYDEDLKPGPGSERSFGLFKTDLTMVYDVGLSTSSQTRSLAAASQPLIAAAINTSNNNSSMSMSTCNCTCNCTSIINISSGSNKVYLIGIFNLDLLYGFMGLSLICLFFYDFQT